Part of the Candidatus Methylomirabilota bacterium genome, TGGTAGTTCCGCTCCTCAGCGAGGACGTCCGTCTCGAACCAGTGCAGGGTGGAGGTGAGGGCGACACTGGTCTCCCGCCGCTCGCGCGAGGCCAGCATCCGAAACGTCGGGTCTTCGGCCAGCCGTTCGGCGTCGTTGGTGTCTTCGTAGCCCGCCAAGCGGCTATAGATGGACTGGCGGAAGAGATCTGGTAGAGGGAATTGGCGGTTGTATCCGGTGCGAGGATCGCGCAGATGGCGCTCGATCAGCGCGCTCAGGCCGAGCCGCTCGTCCAGCTCGCGCGGCAGCAACAGTCCGGCATCGGAGGTCACCGTCGCGCCATGGAACTCGACGCGCAGTTGGGGGTTGAACGAGAGGCGAACCGGGCCAGCTTTCGCGTCACCCATCGGGTGGAGCCCTCCGAACGAGCCAGGAGCCTCGGGGGCCGCGTCTTTTCGCACCAACTGAGCCCTGATACCTCGCTGCGTTCACCCGTGATATCGGAAATCCGGGCTAAGTGAGTGAGCGGTGCGGGTGCTGCATCGTTGGCGGCGGGCCGGCCGGCATGATGCTGGGTCTCCTGCTGGCCCGCGCTGGTGTCGACGTCCTGGTCCTCGAGAAGCACGCCGATTTCCTCCGTGACTTCCGCGGCGACACCATCCATCCTTCGACGCTCGAGGTCATGCACGAGTTGGGCTTGCTCGACGACTTCCTCGCGCTGCCCCACCAGGAGCTGCGGGAGCTGAGCGCGCAGGTCGGTGACGTGCGTGTCCCCATCGCGGACTTTACCCACCTGTCGACCCGCTGCAAGTTCTTGGCGTTCATGCCGCAATGGGACTTCCTCGACTTCCTCGCGACTCGCGCAGCCCGCTACCCATCTTTCCGCCTCTGGAGGCGCGCCGAGGCGACCGGGCTCCTCGAGGAGCCGGGGCGGGTCGTGGGCCTCGAGATCATGACGCCGGAGGGGCGGCGCGAAGTCCGCGCCGATCTCGTGGTGGGCGCCGACGGTCGGCGCTCGGTGGTGCGGGCAAAGGCGGGGCTCGAGGTGCTGGAGTTCGGCGCGCCCATGGACGTGCTGTGGTTCAGGCTATCCAAGCGCCCGGATGACCCGGCCGCGAGCATGGGCCGCTTCGGTGACGGGCGGATTTTCATCCTGATCAACCGCGACACCTACTGGCAGTGCGGCTACGTCATCGCCAAGGGCACGATCGACGAGATTCGCCGGCAGGGCATCGAGGCGTTCCGCGAGAGCGTCGCGCGCGTCGTGCCGTTCCCGCGGGACCGGGTAGGAGAGCTCCGCAGCTGGGAGGACGTGAGCCTCTTGACCGTGCAGGTAGACCGGCTTTCACGGTGGTATCGCCCGGGACTCCTCTGCATCGGGGACGCCGCGCACGCGATGTCCCCGGTCGGGGGCATCGGCATCAACGTAGCGCTCCAGGACGCGGTCGCCGCCGCCAACCTGCTCGCCGCGCCGCTGGCGGAGGGGCGCTTGACGGTGGAAGACCTGGCCAAAGTCCAGCGCCGGCGCGAGATGCCAACGCGCGTCACGCAGTGGCTTCAGGTGCAGGCGCAGAAGCGGGTGATCGCGCCCGTGCTCGCCGGCGCAGCGCCCTCGAGGCTGCCGCTCGCGCTCCGTCTCCTGCGCCGCTTCGCCGTCCTTCGCCGCTTCCCGGCCCGGCTCATCGGGATCGGCGTCCGCCCCGAGCACGTGCGTACGGCGGACGCGGCCTCGAAGCGGGCAAGCTGACCCTCTAACGTGCCGGCCTAGCGAACAGGATCGACGGGCGTGGGAAGCCCGCGCTACGCGTCGGCGATCGTGATCGAGGGGATCCTGTCCTTCCTGGGCGTCGGGATCCCGCCGGAGACGCCGACCTGGGGCAACATCATGGCCGAGGGGCGCGCGCTCGTCAGCGTCTTCCCGCACAACATCCTCCTCCCGGGCATCTTCCTGGCTGCGACGGTGCTCGCCGTCAATATCATGGGCGACGGCCTGCGCGACAGCCTCGATCCAAAGCTGCGCAAGCGGCTCTGAGCGGCCCGCTTCTTGACAGGCCCGAAGGGGCCGTCATACACTGCCCGAGGGCTTGGGAGATCGTCTAATGGTAGGACGCGGGGCTCTGGACCCCGTAGTGGAGGTTCGACTCCTCCTCTCCCAGCCAACCGCCTCGTCCCGCCGACGTGGCCCCATCGTCTAGAGGCCCAGGACACGGCCCTCTCAAGGCTGAAACACGGGTTCGAATCCCGTTGGGGCCACCATCGCTATTGAACACCCCGCTGTACGCCGGGATCGCTCGGCCGAGGAGACGGCCGAGCGACCCCTGCCCGCTGAACGTGTAGATCCGCTCCTCGGCGGCTGGCGTGAAGATGAGCCGCCCCTGAACCACGTTTCGCAGAATCTCACGCGCCTGAGGCGTGTGGCGCGTGAGGAGGCCTTGCGAGTCGGTCAGCGCCTCGCGCACTTGTCGGTCGATCTGCGCGCGCTCGACGCGGCTCAGACAGCGTATCGATTTCACGGTTGCCAACTCGCGCTCGCACCGCGCCCGTTGGGCCTCTCGGTCCTTCACGGCGTGCAGCAGCGCCGGGACGTCGCCGCCGCTCGCGATCGCCTCCGCCAGGCGCGCCAGCTCCGCCTCGAGGCGCCGCATCTGGCCGAGGAGCGCGGCGCGCTGTTCATCAACCGCATCCACTGGC contains:
- a CDS encoding FAD-dependent oxidoreductase; translation: MSERCGCCIVGGGPAGMMLGLLLARAGVDVLVLEKHADFLRDFRGDTIHPSTLEVMHELGLLDDFLALPHQELRELSAQVGDVRVPIADFTHLSTRCKFLAFMPQWDFLDFLATRAARYPSFRLWRRAEATGLLEEPGRVVGLEIMTPEGRREVRADLVVGADGRRSVVRAKAGLEVLEFGAPMDVLWFRLSKRPDDPAASMGRFGDGRIFILINRDTYWQCGYVIAKGTIDEIRRQGIEAFRESVARVVPFPRDRVGELRSWEDVSLLTVQVDRLSRWYRPGLLCIGDAAHAMSPVGGIGINVALQDAVAAANLLAAPLAEGRLTVEDLAKVQRRREMPTRVTQWLQVQAQKRVIAPVLAGAAPSRLPLALRLLRRFAVLRRFPARLIGIGVRPEHVRTADAASKRAS